The Streptomyces sp. NBC_01775 genome includes a region encoding these proteins:
- a CDS encoding ABC transporter substrate-binding protein translates to MTQGDRMKEQGMKVVGRSAVGTAVVLASALALSACGSDADSGSDKGGGATHTVKTVNGPVKVPDKPKRVVVLDTAELDSVVTLGIKPVGATTALPGKPFLSYLPKDELKGVENVGAVAQPNMEKIAALKPDLILTNKDRDADRYDELSQIAPTVMTKTTGYPWKENFQAHADALGKKAEAKKVLADYTAHTAKVTEALGGEKKARSLQTSVIRFTQGADTRIYGKKAYIGTLLDDVKLGRPPVVKQAKAFGGLALEVSPEQVDKGDADAVFYTSFGDPKKSGEDKAVKSPLWKNMRAVKDGKAFHVEDELWIQGIGYTAAGKILDEMQADLAK, encoded by the coding sequence ATGACACAGGGGGACCGGATGAAGGAGCAGGGTATGAAGGTGGTCGGCAGATCGGCCGTGGGCACGGCCGTCGTTCTCGCCTCGGCGCTCGCACTGTCCGCGTGCGGTTCCGACGCGGACTCCGGCTCGGACAAGGGCGGGGGCGCCACCCACACCGTCAAGACCGTCAACGGCCCGGTGAAGGTGCCCGACAAGCCGAAGCGCGTCGTCGTCCTCGACACCGCCGAGCTGGACTCGGTGGTGACCCTGGGCATCAAACCGGTCGGCGCGACGACGGCGCTGCCCGGCAAGCCGTTCCTCAGCTACCTGCCCAAGGACGAGCTCAAGGGCGTCGAGAACGTCGGCGCCGTCGCCCAGCCCAACATGGAGAAGATCGCCGCCCTCAAGCCCGATCTGATCCTCACCAACAAGGACCGCGACGCGGACCGCTACGACGAGCTGTCCCAGATCGCCCCGACCGTGATGACGAAGACGACCGGATACCCCTGGAAGGAGAACTTCCAGGCGCACGCGGACGCGCTCGGAAAGAAGGCGGAGGCGAAGAAGGTCCTCGCGGACTACACCGCACACACTGCGAAGGTCACCGAGGCACTCGGCGGGGAGAAGAAGGCCAGGTCCCTCCAGACCAGCGTCATCCGCTTCACCCAGGGCGCGGACACCCGGATATACGGCAAGAAGGCATACATCGGGACGCTGCTGGACGACGTGAAACTCGGCCGCCCCCCGGTGGTCAAGCAGGCGAAGGCGTTCGGCGGCCTGGCGCTGGAGGTCAGCCCCGAACAGGTGGACAAGGGCGACGCGGACGCCGTCTTCTACACCTCGTTCGGAGACCCGAAGAAGTCCGGCGAGGACAAGGCCGTCAAGAGCCCGCTGTGGAAGAACATGCGGGCGGTCAAGGACGGCAAAGCCTTCCACGTCGAGGACGAGCTGTGGATCCAGGGCATCGGCTACACGGCGGCCGGAAAGATCCTCGACGAGATGCAGGCGGATCTGGCGAAGTGA
- a CDS encoding ABC transporter ATP-binding protein, protein MSTSDTHGLAGGTHSLAKDGDADTVAGAVAGAGGAGRLAARGLTLAYEDRTVVEHLDLDIPDGQVTVVVGPNACGKSTTLRALGRLLKPRAGAVLLDGEELARLPTRKIAQSIGLLPQSPVAPEAITVSDLVSRGRQPHQRWWQQWSREDERAVTDAMERTDVTALGDRPVDELSGGQRQRVWIAMALAQETDLLLLDEPTTYLDIAHQVEVLDLVRQLASSTGDPSRAEASSGDAATGDASSGVASAGDASTGEGALGRTVVMVLHDLNQAARYADHLVAMKEGRLVAQGPPGDIVNAELVREVFGLESVVVPCPVTGDPLVVPGAPWQPGVGVADVPAPRGATAESGRATTESGGASAGKGGASAEKGEASEGRGGA, encoded by the coding sequence ATGAGCACATCCGACACCCACGGCCTCGCCGGGGGGACCCACAGCCTCGCCAAGGATGGGGATGCCGACACCGTCGCCGGGGCCGTCGCCGGGGCGGGTGGCGCCGGACGTCTCGCCGCACGCGGGCTGACACTCGCCTACGAGGACCGCACGGTCGTCGAACACCTGGACCTGGACATACCCGACGGCCAGGTCACCGTCGTCGTCGGCCCGAACGCGTGCGGCAAGTCCACGACGCTGCGGGCGCTGGGCCGCCTGCTGAAGCCGCGCGCGGGCGCGGTGCTGCTGGACGGCGAGGAACTGGCGCGGCTGCCCACGCGGAAGATCGCCCAGTCGATCGGGCTGCTGCCCCAATCCCCCGTGGCGCCCGAGGCGATCACCGTCTCCGACCTGGTCTCGCGGGGCCGCCAGCCGCACCAGCGGTGGTGGCAGCAGTGGTCGCGGGAGGACGAGCGGGCCGTCACGGACGCCATGGAACGCACGGATGTGACCGCGCTCGGCGACCGCCCCGTCGATGAGTTGTCGGGGGGTCAGCGGCAGCGGGTGTGGATCGCGATGGCCCTGGCGCAGGAGACGGACCTGCTGCTGCTGGACGAGCCGACGACCTACCTGGACATCGCCCACCAGGTGGAAGTGCTGGACCTGGTGCGGCAGCTCGCCTCGTCGACGGGTGACCCGTCGAGGGCCGAGGCGTCGTCGGGAGACGCGGCGACGGGGGACGCGTCGTCGGGGGTCGCGTCGGCAGGGGACGCATCGACGGGTGAGGGGGCGCTGGGCCGCACGGTGGTGATGGTCCTGCACGACCTCAACCAGGCCGCGCGCTACGCCGATCACCTCGTCGCCATGAAGGAGGGCCGCCTCGTGGCGCAGGGCCCGCCCGGCGACATCGTGAACGCGGAGCTGGTGCGCGAGGTCTTCGGGCTGGAGTCGGTTGTCGTGCCCTGCCCCGTGACGGGCGATCCGCTGGTGGTGCCGGGCGCGCCATGGCAGCCGGGCGTGGGTGTGGCCGACGTGCCTGCTCCACGCGGGGCGACGGCGGAATCCGGGAGGGCGACGACGGAAAGCGGCGGGGCGTCGGCAGGGAAGGGCGGGGCGTCGGCAGAGAAGGGCGAAGCTTCCGAGGGCAGGGGCGGGGCATGA
- a CDS encoding FecCD family ABC transporter permease codes for MGSGTRPAGYAVVRGRKSSWLVHRRGAAVAVVLAVALFAAVVANLTLGETTVSPTEVVKVLFGRPSPDELVVGTLRTPRMVVGLMAGAALGVAGGLIQTVARNPLASPEIIGVTHGASALTVGAMTYGVTSSTTLPYLSVTGGLLAAALVYVFAWRGGLHAARFVLIGIGFSVALRSVTQLFLTKGDYLVAQQAKVWMTGSLNGRGWDQAGPLAVALLVMLPCVVWAARAQRNVTLDDDTATALGVRLGRDRLLLVITGVVLASVATGAAGPVDFVALLAPQIARRLTRTAQIPLLSSALLGAFVVTLGDLLARKLFAPTELPVGVLTAAVGAPYLIWLIMRTGGGGRAGRDRDRVSRSRTGGRTGGRTGGRADGRAGGRAGRGSTGRTGRSRSGAAQ; via the coding sequence GTGGGGTCCGGCACCCGGCCCGCCGGGTACGCGGTGGTGCGGGGGCGCAAAAGTTCCTGGCTCGTGCACCGGCGCGGCGCTGCGGTGGCCGTCGTCCTCGCCGTGGCCCTCTTCGCCGCCGTCGTCGCGAATCTGACGCTGGGAGAGACGACCGTCTCGCCCACCGAGGTCGTCAAGGTGCTCTTCGGCCGGCCGTCCCCCGACGAACTGGTCGTCGGCACGCTGCGGACGCCCCGCATGGTCGTCGGGCTGATGGCGGGCGCCGCGCTCGGAGTGGCGGGCGGACTGATCCAGACCGTCGCCCGCAACCCGCTGGCCAGCCCCGAGATCATCGGAGTCACGCACGGGGCCTCGGCGCTGACGGTCGGCGCGATGACGTACGGCGTCACCTCCTCCACGACGCTGCCCTACCTGTCGGTCACCGGCGGCCTGCTGGCGGCGGCCCTCGTCTACGTGTTCGCGTGGCGGGGCGGGCTGCATGCCGCGCGCTTCGTGCTGATCGGCATCGGCTTCTCCGTGGCGCTGCGCTCGGTCACCCAGCTCTTCTTGACCAAGGGCGACTATCTGGTGGCCCAGCAGGCGAAGGTGTGGATGACCGGCTCCCTCAACGGGCGCGGCTGGGACCAGGCGGGGCCACTGGCCGTCGCGCTGCTGGTGATGCTGCCGTGCGTGGTGTGGGCGGCGCGGGCCCAGCGCAACGTGACGCTGGACGACGACACCGCCACCGCGCTCGGCGTCCGCCTGGGCCGGGACCGGTTGCTGCTGGTGATCACCGGTGTGGTGCTGGCCTCCGTCGCGACGGGCGCGGCCGGTCCCGTCGACTTCGTCGCGCTCCTGGCGCCGCAGATCGCGCGCCGCCTCACGCGCACGGCACAGATACCGCTGCTGTCCTCGGCGCTGCTGGGCGCGTTCGTCGTCACCCTGGGAGACCTGCTGGCCCGCAAGCTGTTCGCGCCCACGGAGCTGCCGGTGGGCGTCTTGACGGCGGCGGTCGGTGCCCCGTATCTGATCTGGCTGATCATGCGGACGGGCGGCGGCGGGCGCGCCGGCCGCGACCGCGACCGCGTCAGCCGAAGCCGTACCGGTGGCCGTACTGGTGGCCGTACTGGCGGTCGTGCCGACGGTCGTGCCGGTGGCCGTGCCGGCAGGGGAAGTACCGGCCGTACCGGCCGCAGCCGCAGTGGAGCCGCGCAATGA
- a CDS encoding FecCD family ABC transporter permease, which yields MPAAVPTASPAGAPHGGSGTEAAALRTPRRAVLARRLAWVLAAAGGLAVAVLLSLALGSRSIAPDQVWHVLLHGGDSKAADVIRTMRVPRTLVGVMVGAALGLAGTVMQGVTRNPIAEPGILGISQGASLGVVCAIAFAGVHSLSGYVWFAFVGAGFAAVAVYAVAARGRGGATPVKLALAGAAVNALLVAVVSGILTTRAAAMDEFRFWQVGSLSDRDAEIAGQIWPFLLAGVVLVLSVARGLDALALGEDTAKGLGQRVARVRILGGLGATVLTGAGVAAAGPIAFVGLAVPHIARALVGGAHRWLLPMAALLGPVVLLVSDVVGRLVMPPGEVPAGVMTALIGVPFLVALVRRKAVPA from the coding sequence ATGCCTGCCGCCGTGCCCACCGCCAGCCCTGCCGGGGCGCCACACGGCGGTAGCGGCACTGAGGCCGCCGCGCTGCGGACCCCGCGCCGGGCCGTGCTCGCGCGCCGCCTCGCCTGGGTCCTGGCCGCCGCGGGCGGGCTGGCCGTGGCCGTGCTGCTGAGCCTCGCGCTCGGCAGCCGCTCCATCGCACCGGACCAGGTGTGGCACGTGCTGCTGCACGGCGGCGACAGCAAGGCCGCCGATGTCATCCGCACCATGCGGGTGCCGCGCACCCTCGTCGGCGTCATGGTGGGCGCCGCGCTCGGCCTCGCCGGGACCGTCATGCAGGGCGTCACCCGCAACCCCATCGCCGAGCCCGGCATCCTCGGCATCAGCCAGGGCGCCTCGCTCGGGGTCGTGTGCGCCATCGCGTTCGCCGGGGTCCACTCGCTCAGCGGCTACGTGTGGTTCGCCTTCGTGGGCGCGGGCTTCGCGGCAGTCGCCGTCTACGCGGTGGCCGCTCGCGGACGCGGCGGCGCCACACCGGTCAAGCTGGCGCTGGCGGGCGCCGCCGTCAACGCGCTGCTGGTCGCCGTCGTCTCCGGCATCCTGACGACACGCGCCGCCGCCATGGACGAGTTCCGCTTCTGGCAGGTCGGCTCCCTCTCGGACCGCGACGCGGAAATCGCCGGGCAGATCTGGCCGTTCCTGCTGGCCGGTGTCGTGCTCGTCCTCTCGGTCGCGCGAGGGCTGGACGCGCTCGCGCTGGGCGAGGACACCGCGAAGGGGCTGGGCCAGCGGGTCGCGCGGGTACGGATCCTCGGCGGGCTGGGGGCCACCGTGCTGACCGGCGCCGGGGTCGCGGCGGCCGGGCCGATCGCCTTTGTGGGGCTGGCCGTTCCGCATATCGCCCGCGCGCTCGTGGGCGGCGCCCACCGGTGGCTGCTGCCGATGGCCGCGCTGCTGGGGCCCGTCGTCCTGCTGGTCTCCGACGTGGTGGGCCGCCTGGTGATGCCGCCGGGCGAGGTGCCCGCCGGGGTGATGACCGCGCTGATCGGGGTGCCGTTCCTGGTGGCCCTGGTACGCAGGAAGGCGGTGCCCGCGTGA
- a CDS encoding HAD family hydrolase — MTLIDSRPGIHAAWRRLSAETGVRVDADLVVSRLGPPLTQELAHWFAEEDIPAAAEHYRALYPDYAIEPSPALAGAREAFAAVREAGGRALVVTAKHRPSAQLHLEHLGMEPDLLIGELWAEGKAEALVEHRAAAYVGDHVGDVRGARTAGVVSVAVATGPCSEAELTEAGADIVLPDLTAFPRWLREFTRP; from the coding sequence ATGACGCTGATCGACTCCCGCCCCGGCATCCACGCGGCCTGGCGCAGGCTGTCCGCCGAGACCGGGGTGCGGGTCGACGCGGACCTGGTCGTCTCCCGGCTCGGCCCGCCGCTCACCCAGGAGCTGGCCCACTGGTTCGCCGAGGAGGACATCCCGGCAGCCGCCGAGCACTACCGCGCGCTGTACCCCGACTACGCGATCGAGCCGAGCCCCGCCCTCGCGGGCGCCCGCGAGGCCTTCGCCGCCGTCCGGGAGGCGGGCGGACGCGCGCTCGTCGTCACCGCCAAGCACCGGCCCAGCGCCCAACTGCACCTGGAACACCTGGGCATGGAACCCGACCTGCTCATAGGCGAACTCTGGGCCGAGGGCAAGGCGGAGGCCCTGGTCGAGCACCGCGCCGCCGCGTACGTCGGCGACCACGTGGGGGACGTGCGAGGAGCGCGCACGGCCGGAGTGGTCTCCGTCGCCGTCGCCACGGGACCGTGCTCGGAAGCGGAACTGACCGAGGCGGGCGCCGACATCGTCCTGCCCGACCTGACGGCCTTCCCCCGCTGGCTGCGGGAGTTCACACGCCCCTAG
- a CDS encoding cold-shock protein, whose translation MPTGKVKWFNSEKGFGFLSRDDGGDVFVHSSVLPDGVDALKPGQRVEFGVVAGQRGDQALSVTMLDPAPSVAAAQRRKPDELASIVQDLTTLLDGVSQSLERGRYPDKQHGHKIAGLLRAVADQLDI comes from the coding sequence GTGCCTACCGGCAAGGTCAAGTGGTTCAACAGCGAGAAGGGCTTCGGCTTTCTCTCCCGTGACGACGGCGGCGACGTCTTCGTGCACTCGTCAGTGCTCCCGGACGGCGTGGACGCGCTGAAGCCGGGCCAGCGCGTGGAGTTCGGCGTGGTCGCCGGACAGCGGGGTGACCAGGCGCTTTCCGTGACGATGCTGGACCCGGCCCCGTCCGTGGCTGCGGCGCAGCGCCGCAAGCCGGACGAGCTGGCCTCGATCGTGCAGGATCTGACGACGCTGCTTGACGGCGTCTCCCAGTCCCTGGAGCGCGGGCGCTACCCCGACAAGCAGCACGGCCACAAGATCGCCGGCTTGCTTCGCGCCGTCGCCGACCAGCTCGACATCTAG
- a CDS encoding 1,4-dihydroxy-6-naphthoate synthase — protein MDTVRDTDTAPRPLSIAFSPCPNDTFVFDAWVHGRVPGAAAPEVTFADIDLTNGMAERGELDVLKVSYAVLPWVLEEYALLPCGGALGRGCGPLVLTREAGEAKALSGKRVAVPSERSTAYLLFRLWAAAEVPDGVGEIVVLPFHEIMPAVRDGEVDAGLVIHEARFTYQDYGLHSLADMGEHWESTTGLPIPLGAIIAKRSLGEKKLRELAATISTSVRTAWKDPEISRPYVLAHSQEMDPAVAEQHIGLYVNEFTEELGEDGYAAVRGLLSRAAAEGLVPPLGPDALSFP, from the coding sequence ATGGACACAGTCAGGGACACAGACACCGCCCCCCGCCCCCTCTCCATCGCCTTTTCGCCCTGCCCGAACGACACGTTCGTCTTCGACGCGTGGGTGCACGGCCGCGTGCCCGGCGCGGCGGCGCCCGAGGTCACGTTCGCGGACATCGACCTCACCAACGGGATGGCCGAGCGCGGGGAGTTGGACGTGCTGAAGGTGTCGTACGCGGTCCTGCCGTGGGTGCTGGAGGAGTACGCCCTGCTCCCCTGCGGCGGCGCCCTCGGACGCGGCTGCGGCCCGCTGGTGCTCACGCGCGAGGCGGGCGAGGCGAAGGCGCTGAGCGGCAAGCGCGTGGCGGTGCCGAGCGAGCGCTCGACCGCGTATCTGCTCTTCCGGCTGTGGGCCGCCGCCGAGGTGCCCGACGGCGTCGGCGAGATCGTCGTGCTGCCGTTCCACGAGATCATGCCGGCGGTCCGCGACGGCGAGGTCGACGCCGGACTCGTCATCCACGAGGCCCGCTTCACCTACCAGGACTACGGCCTGCACAGCCTCGCCGACATGGGCGAGCACTGGGAGTCCACCACCGGCTTGCCGATCCCGCTGGGCGCGATCATCGCCAAGCGCTCGCTGGGCGAGAAGAAGCTGCGCGAGCTGGCGGCGACGATCAGCACCTCGGTGCGGACGGCCTGGAAGGACCCCGAGATCTCGCGGCCCTATGTGCTGGCGCACTCCCAGGAGATGGACCCGGCGGTGGCCGAGCAGCACATCGGGCTGTACGTCAACGAGTTCACCGAGGAGCTGGGCGAGGACGGCTACGCGGCGGTGCGCGGGCTGCTCAGCCGCGCGGCGGCCGAGGGGCTCGTACCGCCCCTCGGCCCGGACGCGCTCAGCTTTCCCTGA
- a CDS encoding futalosine hydrolase — translation MLETFGRVLVVVAVAAEREAVERAAPGADVTAVGVGPGAAGAGTATALVTAAYEGRPYDLVVSAGIGGGFAAGGIALGDTVIADRIVAADLGAQTPTGFASVAELGFGTSAHHPPEDLVRAAAEATGARTGPVLTVSTATGTQEHAALLLERYPGAAAEAMEGFGVAEAAAAHGVPVMEIRAVSNAVGPRDRAAWRIPEALAALTTAFGKLTR, via the coding sequence GTGCTGGAAACATTCGGACGGGTGCTCGTCGTCGTGGCCGTGGCCGCCGAGCGGGAGGCCGTCGAACGGGCGGCGCCCGGTGCCGACGTCACAGCCGTGGGCGTAGGCCCCGGCGCGGCCGGCGCCGGGACGGCGACCGCGCTGGTGACGGCCGCGTACGAGGGCCGGCCGTACGACCTGGTCGTCTCGGCCGGAATCGGCGGCGGCTTCGCGGCCGGCGGCATCGCGCTCGGCGACACGGTGATCGCCGACCGCATCGTGGCGGCCGATCTGGGCGCGCAGACCCCGACGGGGTTCGCGTCCGTCGCGGAGCTGGGCTTCGGCACCTCCGCGCACCATCCCCCCGAGGACCTCGTACGGGCCGCCGCCGAGGCGACCGGCGCGCGCACGGGCCCCGTGCTGACCGTCTCCACCGCCACCGGCACCCAAGAGCACGCCGCGCTCCTGCTGGAGCGGTATCCGGGCGCTGCGGCGGAGGCGATGGAGGGCTTCGGTGTCGCCGAGGCCGCCGCCGCGCACGGGGTGCCCGTCATGGAGATCCGTGCGGTCTCCAACGCCGTCGGGCCCCGCGACCGCGCGGCGTGGCGTATCCCGGAGGCGCTCGCCGCGCTCACGACCGCCTTCGGCAAGCTCACCCGGTAA
- a CDS encoding DUF2771 domain-containing protein — protein MSKLTRRSRMSSQSRRGVRTATALGAASLGLVALSACDKPTPMVTATVGSDSVTTEAACYDDGKALPQAEVRKCLSKKADKTVSVSTGDKLRLGVDPETGDHGWLVLVDGKPALPEPVKKTYYSLPGEAFFQSQSAQGQPSAPKKSVQISIVETSGGDFKGIWHFTLKSTTTD, from the coding sequence ATGAGCAAGCTCACGCGGCGGAGCCGCATGTCGTCACAGTCGCGGCGGGGCGTGCGCACCGCCACCGCCCTCGGTGCCGCCTCGCTCGGCCTCGTCGCCCTCTCGGCGTGCGACAAGCCGACCCCGATGGTGACCGCGACGGTCGGCAGCGACTCGGTGACCACCGAGGCCGCCTGCTACGACGACGGCAAGGCGCTCCCGCAGGCCGAGGTCCGCAAGTGCCTCAGCAAGAAGGCCGACAAGACGGTCTCCGTCAGCACGGGCGACAAGCTCCGCCTCGGAGTCGACCCGGAGACGGGCGACCACGGCTGGCTCGTCCTCGTCGACGGCAAGCCCGCGCTGCCCGAACCGGTCAAGAAGACCTACTACTCCCTCCCCGGCGAGGCGTTCTTCCAGAGCCAGTCGGCGCAGGGGCAGCCCTCGGCGCCGAAGAAGAGCGTCCAGATCAGCATCGTGGAAACCTCCGGCGGCGACTTCAAGGGCATCTGGCACTTCACTCTGAAGAGCACCACCACGGACTGA
- a CDS encoding MFS transporter encodes MPGKPSGLRRVARALSRPPAAVARRIRRATHAEGAGESGLGKLIELHAVNSAGDMLITVALASTVFFSVPTGEARGRVALYLAVTMAPFAILAPVIGPLLDRVPHGRRAAMAAAMLARALLALTMATAVATGGLELYPAALGVLVSSKAYGVVRSAVVPRLLPPRISLVKANSRVTLAGLLATGAAAPAGAGLHALGAKWPLYGAFAVFIVGTFLSFSLDHKVDSAKGERPAHLVRDAPRGRGRERARGRERARGRERTNRQERAREQTRSQDRPERRPGLRTVGSSVLSALFANSSLRALSGFLTFFLAFLLREHPLGGLSAAVSLGLAGVAAGAGNALGTALGALLRSRGPELIITCVLLCALAATIVAAAFYGAVAVTAVAATAGIVQALGKLSLDALIQRDMPEEVRTSAFARSETLMQMSWVAGGAIGIALPLVGRLGMAVAAGLVAAGVLTAVRGLLVAARRGTPHPRVA; translated from the coding sequence ATGCCCGGGAAACCCAGCGGGCTCCGCCGTGTCGCACGCGCCCTCAGCCGGCCACCGGCCGCGGTGGCGCGCCGCATCCGCCGCGCCACCCACGCGGAAGGCGCGGGCGAGTCCGGCCTCGGCAAGCTCATCGAACTGCACGCCGTCAACTCGGCGGGCGACATGCTCATCACCGTGGCACTCGCCTCGACGGTCTTCTTCTCCGTCCCCACGGGGGAGGCACGAGGCCGCGTCGCGCTGTACCTCGCGGTGACGATGGCGCCCTTCGCGATCCTCGCGCCCGTGATCGGCCCGCTGCTCGACCGCGTACCGCACGGCCGGCGCGCGGCGATGGCCGCGGCGATGCTGGCCCGCGCGCTGCTGGCGCTGACGATGGCGACCGCCGTGGCCACCGGCGGCCTGGAGCTGTACCCGGCGGCGCTGGGCGTACTGGTGTCCTCCAAGGCGTACGGCGTGGTGCGCTCGGCCGTGGTACCGAGGCTGCTGCCGCCGCGTATCTCACTCGTAAAGGCCAACTCCCGGGTGACCCTCGCCGGGCTGCTGGCCACCGGCGCCGCGGCGCCCGCCGGTGCGGGGCTGCACGCGCTGGGTGCCAAGTGGCCGCTGTACGGCGCCTTCGCCGTGTTCATCGTCGGCACCTTCCTCTCCTTCTCCCTCGACCACAAGGTCGACTCCGCGAAGGGGGAGCGCCCCGCGCACCTCGTACGCGACGCGCCACGCGGGCGGGGCCGGGAGCGGGCCCGGGGCCGGGAGCGGGCTCGGGGCCGGGAGCGGACCAACCGCCAGGAGCGGGCCCGGGAGCAGACCCGCAGCCAGGACCGGCCGGAGCGGCGGCCCGGGCTGCGGACCGTCGGCTCCTCGGTGCTCAGCGCGCTGTTCGCGAACTCCTCGCTGCGCGCGCTGTCCGGGTTCCTCACCTTCTTCCTCGCCTTCCTGCTGCGCGAGCACCCGCTGGGCGGGCTGTCGGCCGCCGTCTCCCTCGGCCTGGCGGGCGTCGCGGCCGGCGCCGGAAACGCGCTGGGCACCGCGCTCGGCGCGCTGCTGCGCAGCCGTGGGCCCGAACTGATCATCACCTGCGTCCTGTTGTGCGCGCTCGCCGCCACCATCGTCGCTGCGGCCTTCTACGGCGCGGTCGCCGTGACCGCCGTCGCCGCGACGGCGGGCATCGTGCAGGCGCTCGGCAAGCTGTCGCTGGACGCGCTCATCCAGCGCGACATGCCCGAAGAGGTCCGCACCTCCGCCTTCGCGCGCTCGGAGACGCTGATGCAGATGTCCTGGGTCGCGGGGGGCGCCATCGGCATCGCCCTCCCCCTCGTCGGCCGCCTGGGCATGGCCGTGGCGGCCGGGCTGGTGGCCGCCGGTGTGCTCACGGCCGTACGAGGGCTGCTCGTCGCCGCCCGCCGCGGCACGCCGCACCCCCGCGTCGCCTGA
- a CDS encoding DUF3027 domain-containing protein, translating into MSAATRSATRSARSRRAPDKLCAEAVELAREAVEEAADPGTVGEWIEAVADEDRVVTHLFEARMSGYRGWRWAVTVARASRAKKVTVDESVLLPGEDALLGPEWVPWSERLRPGDLGPGDLLPTEAEDPRLEPGFLGEDVPPPNSPVADEELPVPGLERVGIGSVADEPGMGRKRVLSRVGLHEAADRWEESYGPKTQMAQSAPANCVSCGFLVPVAGSLRQAFGICANEFSPADGHVVSLAYGCGGHSEAAVMPRPPQPPPHVIDETLADPFTLADPAPGANGASSADAVNVEAGAEAAASARADAGAGAREGSTGE; encoded by the coding sequence ATGAGTGCCGCGACGCGGAGTGCGACCCGTAGCGCGCGGAGCCGCCGCGCCCCCGACAAGCTGTGTGCCGAGGCCGTCGAGCTGGCCAGGGAGGCGGTCGAGGAGGCCGCCGACCCGGGAACGGTCGGTGAGTGGATCGAGGCCGTCGCCGACGAGGACCGAGTCGTCACTCACCTCTTCGAGGCCCGCATGTCCGGGTACCGGGGCTGGCGATGGGCTGTCACCGTCGCCCGCGCCTCCCGGGCCAAGAAGGTCACCGTCGACGAGTCGGTGCTGCTGCCCGGCGAGGACGCGCTGCTGGGCCCCGAGTGGGTGCCCTGGAGCGAGCGGCTGCGCCCCGGCGACCTGGGGCCCGGCGACCTGTTGCCGACCGAGGCCGAGGATCCGCGCCTGGAGCCCGGCTTCCTGGGCGAGGACGTCCCGCCGCCCAACTCTCCCGTGGCCGACGAGGAGCTCCCGGTCCCAGGGCTGGAGCGGGTGGGTATCGGCTCCGTCGCCGACGAGCCCGGCATGGGGCGCAAGCGCGTCTTGTCGCGGGTGGGTCTGCACGAGGCGGCCGACCGCTGGGAGGAGTCCTACGGGCCCAAGACGCAGATGGCCCAGTCGGCGCCGGCGAACTGTGTGAGCTGCGGTTTCCTGGTGCCGGTCGCGGGCTCGCTGCGGCAGGCGTTCGGGATCTGCGCCAACGAGTTCAGCCCGGCCGACGGGCACGTGGTCTCCCTCGCCTACGGCTGCGGGGGCCACTCGGAGGCCGCCGTCATGCCGCGCCCGCCCCAGCCGCCGCCGCATGTGATCGACGAGACGCTCGCCGATCCCTTCACGCTCGCGGACCCGGCGCCGGGGGCGAACGGCGCCTCCTCAGCGGACGCCGTGAACGTCGAGGCCGGCGCCGAAGCGGCTGCGTCCGCCCGCGCGGACGCGGGAGCGGGCGCGCGCGAGGGCTCCACGGGCGAGTGA